Proteins from a single region of Verrucosispora sp. NA02020:
- the rplW gene encoding 50S ribosomal protein L23, whose amino-acid sequence MSTIADPRDIIVAPVVSEKSYSELNRNWYTFLVHPDANKTAIKIAIEQIFNVRVLTVNTLNREGKRKRTRTGFGKRKDTKRAMVKLAEGDRIEAFGGPVS is encoded by the coding sequence GTGAGCACGATCGCCGACCCGCGCGACATCATCGTGGCGCCGGTCGTCTCGGAGAAGAGCTACAGCGAGCTGAACCGGAACTGGTACACCTTCCTGGTGCACCCGGACGCGAACAAGACCGCGATCAAGATCGCCATCGAGCAGATCTTCAACGTCCGCGTCCTGACGGTCAACACGCTCAACCGCGAGGGCAAGCGCAAGCGGACCCGTACGGGGTTCGGCAAGCGCAAGGACACCAAGCGGGCGATGGTGAAGCTGGCTGAGGGAGACCGCATCGAGGCCTTCGGCGGCCCGGTCAGCTGA
- the rplP gene encoding 50S ribosomal protein L16, which yields MLMPRKPPKGFRKPHHPDRSGASKGGNRVVFGEFGIQALEPAYVTNRQIESARIAMTRHIKRGGKVWITIFPDQALTKKPAETRMGSGKGSPEWWVANVKPGRVLFEMSFPNEQIAREAMRRAIHKLPMKCRIVTREVGES from the coding sequence ATGCTGATGCCGCGCAAGCCCCCGAAGGGCTTCCGCAAGCCGCACCACCCGGACCGCAGCGGCGCGTCCAAGGGCGGCAACCGGGTGGTGTTCGGCGAGTTCGGGATCCAGGCTCTTGAGCCGGCGTACGTGACCAACCGGCAGATCGAGTCGGCGCGTATCGCGATGACCCGCCACATCAAGCGTGGCGGCAAGGTCTGGATCACCATCTTCCCGGACCAGGCCCTCACCAAGAAGCCGGCCGAAACCCGGATGGGTTCCGGTAAGGGCTCGCCGGAGTGGTGGGTCGCCAACGTCAAGCCGGGGCGGGTCCTCTTCGAGATGTCCTTCCCCAACGAGCAGATCGCGCGAGAGGCGATGCGTCGCGCGATCCACAAGCTCCCGATGAAGTGCCGCATTGTTACGCGCGAAGTGGGTGAATCCTGA
- the rplX gene encoding 50S ribosomal protein L24, with protein sequence MTVKVKKGDTVVVIAGKDKGAKGKVIAAYPRQDKVLVEGVNRVKKHTRISTTQRGAKTGGIVTQEAPIHVSNVMVVDSDGKPTRVGYRIDDNGQKVRIARSTGKDL encoded by the coding sequence GTGACCGTGAAGGTCAAGAAGGGCGACACGGTCGTCGTCATCGCCGGCAAGGACAAGGGTGCCAAGGGCAAGGTCATCGCGGCCTACCCGCGGCAGGACAAGGTCCTGGTCGAGGGCGTGAACCGGGTCAAGAAGCACACCCGCATCAGCACCACTCAGCGTGGCGCCAAGACCGGTGGCATCGTCACCCAGGAGGCCCCGATCCACGTCTCGAACGTGATGGTCGTGGACTCCGACGGCAAGCCGACCCGCGTCGGTTACCGGATCGACGACAACGGCCAGAAGGTCCGCATCGCGCGTAGCACCGGTAAGGACCTGTGA
- the rplC gene encoding 50S ribosomal protein L3, whose product MDRQVKGILGAKLGMTQVWDNNKVVPVTVVQAGPCVITQVRDADKDGYSAVQLAYGTIDPRKAKQPLRGHYAKADVAPRRHIVELRTADAGDYSLGQEVTVEEFPVGVSIDVTGKTKGKGYAGPMKRHGFHGLRASHGVERKHRSPGSIGACATPGRVFKGTRMAGRMGGVRYTVQNLTVQAVDTENNLLLVRGAIPGPKGALVLVRTAAKTKAKKGGVAK is encoded by the coding sequence ATGGACAGGCAAGTTAAGGGGATCCTGGGCGCGAAGCTCGGCATGACCCAGGTCTGGGACAACAACAAGGTTGTCCCGGTGACCGTGGTTCAGGCCGGCCCCTGCGTCATCACCCAGGTTCGTGACGCCGACAAGGACGGCTACTCCGCGGTCCAGCTGGCGTACGGGACGATCGACCCGCGCAAGGCCAAGCAGCCGCTGCGTGGGCACTACGCCAAGGCCGACGTGGCGCCGCGCCGGCACATCGTCGAGCTGCGCACCGCCGACGCCGGCGACTACTCGCTCGGCCAGGAGGTCACGGTCGAGGAGTTCCCGGTCGGCGTCTCGATCGACGTCACCGGCAAGACCAAGGGCAAGGGCTACGCCGGCCCGATGAAGCGGCACGGCTTCCACGGTCTGCGCGCCAGCCACGGTGTCGAGCGCAAGCACCGCTCCCCGGGCTCCATCGGGGCCTGCGCCACCCCGGGTCGCGTCTTCAAGGGCACCCGGATGGCCGGCCGCATGGGCGGCGTGCGCTACACCGTGCAGAACCTGACCGTCCAGGCGGTCGACACCGAGAACAACCTCCTGCTCGTCCGCGGCGCCATCCCCGGCCCGAAGGGCGCGCTGGTCCTGGTCCGCACCGCGGCCAAGACCAAGGCGAAGAAGGGCGGTGTGGCCAAGTGA
- the rplB gene encoding 50S ribosomal protein L2 yields MAIRKYKPTTPGRRGSSVADFAEITRSTPEKSLLAPLPKKGGRNAHGRITARHQGGGHKRQYRLIDFKRVDKDGVPAKVAHIEYDPNRTARIALLHYADGEKRYILAPKDLKQGDAVESGPGADIKPGNNLPLRNIPVGTTIHNVELRPGGGAKLARSAGVGIQLLGREGAYATLRMPSGEIRRVDVRCRASVGEIGNADQSNINWGKAGRMRWKGKRPTVRGVAMNPVDHPHGGGEGKTSGGRHPVNPQGKPEGRTRRKGQPSDRLIVRRRYATRKRG; encoded by the coding sequence ATGGCTATCCGTAAGTACAAGCCGACGACGCCGGGCCGGCGTGGCTCCAGCGTCGCCGACTTCGCTGAGATCACCCGGTCGACGCCCGAGAAGTCGCTGCTGGCCCCGCTGCCGAAGAAGGGTGGCCGGAACGCCCACGGGCGGATCACCGCCCGGCACCAGGGTGGCGGCCACAAGCGGCAGTACCGGCTGATCGACTTCAAGCGGGTCGACAAGGACGGCGTGCCGGCCAAGGTCGCGCACATCGAGTACGACCCGAACCGCACCGCGCGGATCGCGCTGCTGCACTACGCCGACGGCGAGAAGCGCTACATCCTCGCGCCGAAGGACCTCAAGCAGGGCGACGCGGTGGAGTCGGGCCCGGGCGCGGACATCAAGCCCGGTAACAACCTGCCGCTGCGCAACATCCCGGTCGGTACCACGATCCACAACGTGGAGCTGCGTCCGGGCGGCGGCGCCAAGCTGGCCCGCTCGGCCGGCGTCGGCATCCAGCTGCTCGGCCGGGAGGGCGCGTACGCGACCCTGCGTATGCCGTCGGGTGAGATCCGCCGCGTCGACGTGCGCTGCCGCGCCAGCGTCGGCGAGATCGGCAACGCCGACCAGTCAAACATCAACTGGGGCAAGGCCGGCCGGATGCGGTGGAAGGGCAAGCGCCCGACCGTCCGTGGTGTGGCCATGAACCCGGTCGACCACCCGCACGGTGGTGGCGAGGGCAAGACCTCCGGTGGTCGCCACCCGGTCAACCCGCAGGGTAAGCCCGAGGGCCGCACCCGTCGTAAGGGCCAGCCGAGTGACCGGCTGATCGTCCGCCGCCGCTACGCCACGCGTAAGCGCGGCTGA
- a CDS encoding type Z 30S ribosomal protein S14, giving the protein MAKKALILKAAAKPKFSVRAYTRCQRCGRPKAVYRKFGLCRVCIREMAHRGELPGVSKASW; this is encoded by the coding sequence ATGGCCAAGAAGGCGCTGATCCTCAAGGCGGCCGCGAAGCCGAAGTTCTCGGTTCGCGCCTACACCCGCTGCCAGCGGTGCGGGCGTCCCAAGGCGGTCTACCGCAAGTTCGGGCTCTGCCGGGTGTGCATCCGGGAGATGGCCCACCGCGGTGAGCTGCCCGGCGTGTCCAAGGCTTCCTGGTAA
- the rpmC gene encoding 50S ribosomal protein L29, whose product MAAGVKASELRELSEEELVTKLREAKAELFNLRVQAATGQLDNNRRLQVIRREIARIYTIMRERELGLSAAPTEVTAS is encoded by the coding sequence ATGGCAGCGGGCGTTAAGGCCTCCGAGCTGCGTGAGCTCTCCGAGGAGGAGCTGGTCACGAAGCTGCGCGAGGCCAAGGCGGAGCTGTTCAACCTCCGCGTGCAGGCCGCAACCGGTCAGCTGGACAACAACCGGCGGCTGCAGGTCATCCGTCGGGAGATCGCCCGGATCTACACGATCATGCGTGAGCGCGAGCTGGGGCTCTCGGCCGCGCCGACTGAGGTGACTGCTTCATGA
- the rplV gene encoding 50S ribosomal protein L22, with translation MPGKGDAPVLPGARAIARHVRISPMKARRVVNLVRGLPAKEALTVLQFAPQAASEQVYKVLASAIANAENNERLDPDALLVSEAFVDEGPTMKRFQPRAQGRAYRIRKRTCHITVAVEAVAPAAPKKSAKKTAPAKQTEPAETQSNTEGAE, from the coding sequence ATGCCAGGAAAGGGCGACGCTCCGGTGCTTCCGGGCGCGCGGGCGATTGCGCGACACGTGCGCATCTCGCCGATGAAGGCGCGCCGGGTGGTCAACCTCGTCCGCGGCCTGCCCGCGAAGGAGGCGCTCACGGTGCTGCAGTTCGCGCCGCAGGCGGCGAGCGAGCAGGTGTACAAGGTGCTCGCGAGCGCGATCGCCAACGCGGAGAACAACGAGCGGCTGGACCCCGACGCGTTGCTCGTCAGCGAGGCGTTCGTGGACGAGGGCCCGACGATGAAGCGGTTCCAGCCTCGGGCTCAGGGCCGGGCGTACCGGATCCGCAAGCGCACCTGCCACATCACCGTGGCGGTCGAGGCGGTCGCGCCGGCCGCGCCGAAGAAGTCGGCGAAGAAGACGGCCCCGGCCAAGCAGACCGAACCGGCCGAGACGCAGAGCAACACGGAGGGCGCCGAGTAA
- the rplF gene encoding 50S ribosomal protein L6, whose protein sequence is MSRIGRKSIPVPSGVDVTIDGQTVKVKGPKGELSHTLATPITIERAEDGQLSVNRPNDERKAKELHGLSRTLVANMIVGVTEGYRKSLEIAGTGYRVTAKGKDLEFALGFSHPVQVQAPEGITFTVERPTLFHVAGIDKQLVGEVAANIRKIRPPEPYKGKGVKYQGEVIRRKAGKAGKK, encoded by the coding sequence ATGTCGCGAATTGGACGTAAGTCGATCCCGGTGCCCTCCGGCGTCGACGTGACGATCGACGGCCAGACCGTCAAGGTCAAGGGCCCCAAGGGCGAGCTGTCGCACACCCTGGCCACGCCGATCACGATCGAGCGGGCCGAGGACGGGCAGTTGAGCGTCAACCGCCCGAACGACGAGCGCAAGGCCAAGGAACTGCACGGCCTGAGCCGTACCCTGGTCGCCAACATGATCGTCGGGGTCACCGAGGGCTACCGCAAGAGCCTGGAGATCGCCGGTACCGGTTACCGGGTCACCGCCAAGGGCAAGGACCTGGAGTTCGCGCTCGGGTTCTCGCACCCGGTGCAGGTGCAGGCGCCCGAGGGCATCACCTTCACGGTGGAGCGGCCGACGCTGTTCCACGTGGCCGGTATCGACAAGCAGCTCGTCGGTGAGGTCGCCGCCAACATCCGGAAGATCCGCCCGCCGGAGCCCTACAAGGGCAAGGGCGTGAAGTACCAGGGCGAGGTCATCCGTCGCAAGGCTGGAAAGGCAGGTAAGAAGTGA
- the rplE gene encoding 50S ribosomal protein L5 codes for MTTATETKTMPRLKERYRNEIVAQLREQHEYGNPMQVPRLVKIVVNMGVGEAARDAKLIDGAVRDLATITGQKPQVRRATKSIAQFKLREGMPIGAKVTLRGDRMWEFLDRLLSIALPRIRDFRGLDGRKLDGHGNYTFGLTEQSVFHEIDQDKIDRQRGMDITVVTTATTDDEGRALLKFLGFPFKEN; via the coding sequence ATGACCACGGCTACCGAAACCAAGACCATGCCGCGCCTCAAGGAGCGGTACCGCAACGAGATCGTGGCCCAGCTGCGCGAGCAGCACGAGTACGGCAACCCGATGCAGGTGCCGCGGCTGGTCAAGATCGTCGTGAACATGGGCGTCGGCGAGGCCGCTCGGGACGCCAAGCTCATCGACGGCGCGGTCCGCGACCTGGCCACCATCACCGGCCAGAAGCCGCAGGTCCGGCGGGCGACGAAGTCCATCGCGCAGTTCAAGCTCCGCGAGGGCATGCCGATCGGCGCGAAGGTGACCCTGCGCGGCGACCGGATGTGGGAGTTCCTGGACCGGCTGCTCTCCATCGCGCTGCCGCGTATCCGTGACTTCCGCGGCCTGGACGGGCGCAAGCTCGACGGGCACGGCAACTACACGTTCGGTCTGACCGAGCAGTCGGTGTTCCACGAGATCGACCAGGACAAGATCGATCGCCAGCGGGGCATGGACATCACGGTGGTGACCACCGCCACGACCGACGACGAGGGCCGGGCGCTGCTGAAGTTCCTGGGCTTCCCGTTCAAGGAGAACTGA
- the rpsS gene encoding 30S ribosomal protein S19 — translation MPRSLKKGPFIDDHLLKKVETQNEKGSKNVIKTWSRRSTIIPDMLGHTIAVHDGRKHVPVFVTEAMVGHKLGEFALTRTFKGHEKDDRKSRRR, via the coding sequence ATGCCTCGCAGCCTGAAGAAGGGCCCGTTCATCGACGACCACCTGCTCAAGAAGGTGGAGACGCAGAACGAGAAGGGCTCGAAGAACGTCATCAAGACCTGGTCGCGCCGCTCCACGATCATCCCGGACATGCTCGGGCACACGATCGCGGTGCACGACGGACGTAAGCACGTCCCCGTGTTCGTGACCGAGGCGATGGTCGGGCACAAGCTCGGCGAGTTCGCGTTGACCCGTACGTTCAAGGGTCACGAGAAGGACGACCGGAAGAGCCGCCGGCGCTGA
- the rplD gene encoding 50S ribosomal protein L4 has protein sequence MTTVDVLNTEGAKSGSVELPADIFDVQANVPLMHQVVVAQLAAARQGTHKTKTRGEVAGGGKKPYKQKGTGRARQGSIRAPQFAGGGVVHGPVPRDYSQRTPKKMKAAALRGALSDRARAGQVHVVEAFVSGEKPSTKAALATLAKLSEARRVLVVLSSTDELNWVSLRNEPRVHLIEAGQLNTYDVLVADDVVFTKEALDEFLGVPAETTEEDGK, from the coding sequence GTGACCACCGTTGACGTCCTGAACACCGAAGGCGCCAAGAGCGGCTCGGTCGAGCTGCCCGCCGACATCTTCGACGTCCAGGCCAACGTCCCGCTGATGCACCAGGTCGTGGTGGCGCAGCTGGCAGCGGCCCGGCAGGGCACGCACAAGACCAAGACCCGCGGCGAGGTCGCCGGCGGCGGCAAGAAGCCGTACAAGCAGAAGGGCACCGGTCGGGCCCGGCAGGGCTCGATCCGCGCGCCGCAGTTCGCCGGCGGTGGCGTGGTGCACGGCCCGGTGCCGCGTGACTACAGCCAGCGCACCCCCAAGAAGATGAAGGCCGCCGCGCTGCGTGGGGCCCTCTCGGACCGGGCGCGCGCCGGGCAGGTGCACGTCGTCGAGGCGTTCGTCTCGGGTGAGAAGCCGTCGACCAAGGCCGCGCTGGCCACGCTCGCGAAGCTGAGCGAGGCCCGTCGGGTGCTGGTCGTGCTGAGCAGCACCGACGAGCTGAACTGGGTGTCGCTGCGCAACGAGCCGCGGGTGCACCTGATCGAGGCCGGCCAGCTCAACACGTACGACGTGTTGGTGGCCGACGACGTGGTCTTCACCAAGGAGGCCCTGGACGAGTTCCTGGGCGTTCCCGCCGAGACCACCGAGGAGGACGGCAAGTGA
- the rplN gene encoding 50S ribosomal protein L14 produces the protein MIQQESRLRVADNTGAREILCIRVLGGSGRRYASIGDVIVATVKDAIPGAGVKKGDVVKAVVVRTAKERRRPDGSYIRFDENAAVIIKDGGDPRGTRIFGPVGRELRDKRFMKIISLAPEVL, from the coding sequence GTGATTCAGCAGGAGTCGCGACTGCGCGTCGCCGACAACACGGGTGCCCGGGAGATCCTGTGCATCCGGGTTCTCGGTGGCTCCGGTCGGCGCTACGCGAGCATCGGCGACGTCATCGTGGCGACCGTCAAGGACGCGATCCCGGGTGCCGGTGTCAAGAAGGGCGACGTGGTCAAGGCTGTCGTCGTCCGTACCGCCAAGGAGCGGCGACGCCCGGACGGGTCGTACATCCGCTTCGACGAGAACGCCGCCGTCATCATCAAGGACGGTGGGGACCCGCGCGGTACCCGTATCTTCGGCCCGGTCGGTCGTGAGCTGCGGGACAAGCGGTTCATGAAGATCATTTCTCTCGCGCCGGAGGTGTTGTGA
- the rpsH gene encoding 30S ribosomal protein S8, whose amino-acid sequence MTMTDPIADMLTRLRNANQAYHDRVTMPYSKIKANIAEVLKSEGYIATWAVEEPEEGAVGKRLVVELKYGQNRERSLAGIKRVSKPGLRVYAKSDGLPRVLGGLGVAIISTSQGLLTDRQARKRSVGGEVLAFVW is encoded by the coding sequence ATGACGATGACCGACCCCATCGCAGACATGCTCACGCGTCTGCGTAACGCCAACCAGGCGTACCACGACCGGGTGACGATGCCCTACTCGAAGATCAAGGCGAACATCGCCGAGGTCCTCAAGTCCGAGGGTTACATCGCCACCTGGGCGGTCGAGGAGCCCGAAGAGGGTGCCGTCGGCAAGCGACTGGTCGTCGAGCTGAAGTACGGCCAGAACCGGGAGCGGAGCCTGGCCGGTATCAAGCGCGTCTCCAAGCCCGGTCTCCGGGTGTACGCCAAGTCGGACGGGCTCCCGCGGGTGCTCGGTGGACTGGGCGTGGCGATCATTTCGACGTCCCAGGGGCTGCTTACCGACCGGCAGGCCCGCAAGCGGAGCGTTGGCGGGGAAGTCCTCGCCTTCGTCTGGTAA
- the rpsQ gene encoding 30S ribosomal protein S17: MSENTTATQQRGRRKVREGLVVSDKMDKTVVVEVEDRVKHALYGKIMRRTSKLKVHDEQNSAGIGDRVLIMETRPLSATKRWRLVEILEKAK, from the coding sequence ATGAGCGAGAACACGACCGCCACCCAGCAGCGTGGCCGCCGGAAGGTCCGCGAGGGCCTCGTGGTCAGCGACAAGATGGACAAGACCGTCGTGGTCGAGGTCGAGGACCGGGTCAAGCACGCGCTGTACGGCAAGATCATGCGCCGTACCAGCAAGCTGAAGGTCCACGACGAGCAGAACTCCGCCGGCATCGGCGACCGCGTCCTGATCATGGAGACCCGGCCGCTCTCCGCCACCAAGCGGTGGCGGCTCGTGGAGATCCTCGAGAAGGCCAAGTAG
- the rpsC gene encoding 30S ribosomal protein S3, with product MGQKVHPHGFRLGISTDWKSRWFADKLYKDYIGEDVKIRRMMSKGLERAGISKVDIERTRDRVRVDIHTARPGIVIGRKGAEADRIRGELEKLTGKQVQLNIIEVKNPESDAQLVAQGVAEQLSSRVSFRRAMRKAMQSAMKNPMCKGIRVQVSGRLGGAEMSRTEFYREGRVPLHTLRANIEYGFFEARTTFGRIGVKVWIYKGDAVPGRETPTEAPSRPRRERGDRPERPRRGRSGSSGTTSGGTEAGRAAATTVAQQAETPSGEPVDASAVAAAAETQQEG from the coding sequence ATGGGTCAGAAGGTTCACCCGCACGGGTTCCGGCTCGGCATCTCGACCGACTGGAAGTCCCGCTGGTTCGCGGACAAGCTCTACAAGGACTACATCGGCGAGGACGTCAAGATCCGCCGCATGATGTCCAAGGGCCTGGAGCGCGCCGGCATTTCCAAGGTCGACATCGAGCGCACCCGCGACCGGGTCCGCGTCGACATCCACACCGCCCGGCCGGGCATCGTCATCGGCCGTAAGGGTGCGGAGGCCGACCGGATCCGCGGCGAGCTGGAGAAGCTCACCGGCAAGCAGGTGCAGCTCAACATCATCGAGGTGAAGAACCCCGAGTCGGACGCGCAGCTGGTCGCCCAGGGCGTCGCCGAGCAGCTCTCCAGCCGGGTCAGCTTCCGCCGCGCGATGCGCAAGGCGATGCAGTCGGCGATGAAGAACCCGATGTGCAAGGGCATCCGGGTGCAGGTTTCGGGTCGCCTCGGCGGCGCCGAGATGAGCCGCACGGAGTTCTACCGCGAGGGTCGGGTTCCGCTGCACACGCTGCGGGCCAACATCGAGTACGGCTTCTTCGAGGCCCGTACCACCTTCGGCCGCATCGGCGTGAAGGTCTGGATCTACAAGGGCGACGCGGTGCCGGGTCGGGAGACCCCGACCGAGGCTCCGTCGCGCCCGCGCCGGGAGCGCGGTGACCGCCCCGAGCGGCCGCGTCGTGGTCGGTCCGGTTCGTCCGGCACGACCTCCGGTGGCACCGAGGCCGGCCGCGCTGCCGCGACGACCGTCGCGCAGCAGGCCGAGACGCCGAGTGGCGAGCCGGTGGACGCGTCCGCCGTCGCCGCCGCGGCAGAAACGCAGCAGGAGGGCTGA